The DNA window CGCGGATACCGTGGCGGCGGGAACCGGGAACGCCGCGTACGCACGCGCGCCGGCTCCGTCGGTGTCAGGGTCGAGCTCCTCGTACATCGCGAGGGCTTCTTCGCCCGGCGTCACCCCGGCGGACGTGAGGTCGTCGAACAGCCTGTCGAACAACGGCCCGATCACCGGGCTCATGTTCTCGGGCCCGAGACCGGGCGCCGTCGCACTGACCTGGGCAACGACCTGGGGTGGCAGCGGCTTGAGTTCTGGAGACAGGACGGTCATGATCGGCTCTCTTCCGATAGCGAACGTTTGCCCCGATCATCCGCTTCGCCCCTCAGAGGGTCAAGGGGGCGACCGCCGGGTTCTGCCCGGCTCGCTAGGTAACGTCCCGCTTCCACGACACGAAATACCCAACGATCGTGAGCACGAGCGCGAGGGCGGCGAGGAGCAGCCCGCCCTGCCACCACTCGAGGGCCTCCCCCGTCACCCCCATGTTGAAGAAGCTCGGCGCACCCACGAGGGCATCGCTCGCCGCCCCCGGGAGGAACTTGCCGACAGCCGCTGCCCAGTCCGCGAACATGACGATCGCTCGGAGGGTCGGTTCGACCAGCTGGGTGAATACGAGAATGACGACGATCGCGGCCAGCTGGTTGGGGATGAGCGCGCCGAGACCGACCCCGATAACCGCCCACAGGCCGAGGGCGAGCACGCCGCGAGCCATGAGTGCCCAGGTGTCGCTGTCGCCCAACTGGGTTTCCATGCCGAACAGCGCGAGGGTCGCAGCCCCTGCGCCGACGGACGCCAGCACGCCGATCACGCCGTAGACCAGACCGAAGATCAGCAGAGCGACAGTCTTCGCGCCGAGCACGATGCCGCGCTTGGGCGTCGCGAGGAACGTGGGGGTGAGCATCTGGTGCCGATACTCACCGGTGACGGCGAGCGCCCCGAGCAGCACCGGGAAGACGTAGCCGAACGTCGAGACCGAACCGTAGAGCATCGGTGCGAGCACATCGGTCGGTGGCGCCGCGGCTGACTCGACTCCCGCCGCACGGGAGACGAACCCGAACACGACGCCGAGTCCGCCTGAGACGGTACCGATGTAGAGGAACAGGATAATGGCGAGGATCCACCAGATCCGGGTGGTGAGCAGCTTGGTGATCTCGGAGCGGAGTGCCGGCATGAACATGTTCACAGCGATCCCCCCTCTCCGACAAGCGCGAGGAATGAATCCTCGAGTCCCGACTTCTGTCGATGCAGCGAACTCACCTCCACTCCGGCGAGGTAAGCAATATGCCCGACCTCACCGGGTTCGAGGCCGGAAACGAGCACACCGGCCCGTGCGATTTCGAACGTGGCGGATGCCGCGGCGAGCGCCGCCGTCAGGGCATCCCGGTTCGGAGAATCAACGATCACCTTCGTCGCCGCTCCTTCGATCTCGAGACTGGACAGTGGACCACGGTGAACAAGAGCACCCTTGGCGATGATGACGACCTCGTCGACCGACTGCTGCACCTCGCTGAGCAGGTGCGACGACACGAGGACCGTGCGCCCCTCGGCGGCGAGGGTGCGAAGGAATCCGCGGATCCACTTGATGCCCTCGGGGTCGAGGCCGTTGATCGGCTCATCGAGAACGAGAACGCCCGGGTCACCGAGGAGCGCGAACGCCAGTCCGAGCCGTTGCCGCATTCCGAGCGAGTATCCGCCGACCCTGCGCGTCGCATATTCCGCGAGGCCGACGGTCTCGAGCACGATGTCGACGCGCTCCGGCGCGATCCGGCCGGCCTGCGCGTACACCCGCAGGTGGTCACGTGCTGACCGCCCCGGGTGGAAGCTCGCTGCCTCAAGTGCCGCACCAACGGTGGTCAGCGGTGAGGGAAGATCCGGGTACCGGACCCCGCCGATCGTCGCGGAGCCGGATGTCGGAGCAACGAGACCGAGCAGCATCCGGAGTGACGTCGTCTTGCCTGCGCCGTTTGGCCCGAGGAAGCCGGTGACCCGGCCGGGCTCGACGGTGAAGGTCAGGTCGGAAACAGCTGCGACAGGTCCGAACCTCTTGGTGAGGCCGGCGAATTCGATGGGGACTCCCGTTGGCATTCTGCTCCTGAAGTAGATGGGCGGGGGTACATCCCTACTCTGGCAGTTGCGCGCCAGCGGGGATATCCCCCGTGCGGTGGAGATGTCCCCGGATGCTCTCGCTTACGCCGTTCGGACGACGCGCGTTCAGGTTTGCCCTGACAGGATGGAGGCGTCCCTCATCACCCGGCCACTGGCATCCGTCCCCCGGAACGTCCGCTGCGTGCGCCGTCAAACCCTGGAGTGTCTCTGTGTCTCCCCGCCTGTTCTACCGCACCCTCGCGTTCGCCGAAGCGGTGACCTGGACCCTGCTCATTCTCGGCCTGCTCATGAAGTACGTCTGGGTGCCAGGTGAGGTTGGCGATCTCGGGGTTCGGGTCGGGGGCACGATCCACGGGTTCGTGTTCCTCGCGTACGCGATGACCGCCGTTCTCGTCGGGCTGAATCAGCGCTGGAGCATCGGCCTCATCGCCCTCGGCGTGGTCACTGCCGTTGTGCCGTACGCGACCATCCCGTTCGACCTGTGGGCCGACCGCACAGGAAAGCTCAACGGTTCCTGGCGCCGCACCGAGACCGACCACCCCGGCGACAAGACCTGGGTCGACCGTCTGCTGCGCTGGTTCCTCAACCACCCGGTCATCCTCATCGTGCTGTTCGTCGTTGCGCTCGTCGTGATCTTCGCCACACTGCTCCTGGTCGGCCCTCCCGGCGGGGATCGTTAGTCGCGAAACGACCGGGCTGGAGGCATCCGCGCGCCCGATAGAATGGCCCCATCCGGCATCCCTCGATCTAGGAGCCTCCCCTCGTGAGCATCCCCGCAACGTCTGTCGCCGACACTGTCTCGAACGCAATAGCCACTCCCGAGAAAGAGCAGCCGTACGCGGCTCTCGGGCTCAAGCCTGACGAGTACGAGAAGATCAAGGAGATCCTCGGCCGTCGTCCGACGTCGGGTGAGCTCGCGATGTACTC is part of the Mycetocola zhujimingii genome and encodes:
- a CDS encoding GyrI-like domain-containing protein, whose translation is MTVLSPELKPLPPQVVAQVSATAPGLGPENMSPVIGPLFDRLFDDLTSAGVTPGEEALAMYEELDPDTDGAGARAYAAFPVPAATVSAPGYTVTEVPGTDLAVTWVHHGVMATIGDVWEALFGWIEANGYTPVGMCREVYLVSEPLPQEEWVTELQQPVVRA
- a CDS encoding ABC transporter permease, with the protein product MFMPALRSEITKLLTTRIWWILAIILFLYIGTVSGGLGVVFGFVSRAAGVESAAAPPTDVLAPMLYGSVSTFGYVFPVLLGALAVTGEYRHQMLTPTFLATPKRGIVLGAKTVALLIFGLVYGVIGVLASVGAGAATLALFGMETQLGDSDTWALMARGVLALGLWAVIGVGLGALIPNQLAAIVVILVFTQLVEPTLRAIVMFADWAAAVGKFLPGAASDALVGAPSFFNMGVTGEALEWWQGGLLLAALALVLTIVGYFVSWKRDVT
- a CDS encoding DUF3817 domain-containing protein, which produces MSPRLFYRTLAFAEAVTWTLLILGLLMKYVWVPGEVGDLGVRVGGTIHGFVFLAYAMTAVLVGLNQRWSIGLIALGVVTAVVPYATIPFDLWADRTGKLNGSWRRTETDHPGDKTWVDRLLRWFLNHPVILIVLFVVALVVIFATLLLVGPPGGDR
- a CDS encoding ATP-binding cassette domain-containing protein, whose translation is MPTGVPIEFAGLTKRFGPVAAVSDLTFTVEPGRVTGFLGPNGAGKTTSLRMLLGLVAPTSGSATIGGVRYPDLPSPLTTVGAALEAASFHPGRSARDHLRVYAQAGRIAPERVDIVLETVGLAEYATRRVGGYSLGMRQRLGLAFALLGDPGVLVLDEPINGLDPEGIKWIRGFLRTLAAEGRTVLVSSHLLSEVQQSVDEVVIIAKGALVHRGPLSSLEIEGAATKVIVDSPNRDALTAALAAASATFEIARAGVLVSGLEPGEVGHIAYLAGVEVSSLHRQKSGLEDSFLALVGEGGSL